A window of the Hypomesus transpacificus isolate Combined female chromosome 8, fHypTra1, whole genome shotgun sequence genome harbors these coding sequences:
- the LOC124470494 gene encoding mannose-specific lectin-like encodes MKDTSPRTPDSSDSPSPFHNHPELQILQTLQVHSRTSLTMSRNYMSKFDELRKGDYIMSNNHEWKAVFQEDGNFIIYGWKPMWNSDTAGQRDAWRLCMQDDCNLVMYKRDNKMMWQTKSQASGGFKMCHLHLRNDGTMVVERDGEEVWSSAQSKGFKN; translated from the exons ATGAAGGACACTTCACCCAGAACTCCAGATTCTTCAGACTCTCCAAGTCCATTCCATAACCATCCAGAACTCCAGATTCTTCAGACTCTCCAAGTCCACTCCAGAACCAGCCT AACCATGAGCAGAAACTACATGTCCAAGTTCGATGAGCTCCGCAAGGGAGACTACATCATGTCCAACAACCATGAGTGGAAGGCTGTCTTCCAG GAGGACGGTAACTTCATCATCTACGGCTGGAAGCCCATGTGGAACTCAGACACCGCCGGCCAGCGCGACGCCTGGCGCCTGTGCATGCAGGACGACTGCAACCTGGTGATGTACAAGAGGGACAACAAGATGATGTGGCAGACAAAGAGCCAGGCATCCGGGGGCTTCAAGATGTGTCACCTGCACCTGCGCAATGACGGGACCATGGTGgtggagagggacggagaggagGTGTGGTCCTCCGCCCAGTCAAAGGGCTTCAAGAACTAA
- the LOC124470498 gene encoding mannose-specific lectin-like, translating into MSRNYMSKFDELRKGDYLWSNNKEYKAVFQEDGNFIIYGWKSMWNSDTAGQRDAWRLCMQDDCNLVMYKRDDKAMWHTNTHTSNGGRMCRLWLRDDGTMVIEKDGEEVWSSAMSRGQK; encoded by the exons ATGAGCAGGAACTACATGTCCAAGTTTGACGAACTCCGCAAGGGGGACTACCTGTGGTCCAACAACAAAGAATATAAGGCAGTGTttcag GAGGACGGTAACTTCATCATCTACGGCTGGAAGTCCATGTGGAACTCAGACACCGCCGGCCAGCGCGACGCCTGGCGCCTGTGCATGCAGGACGACTGCAACCTGGTGATGTACAAGAGGGACGACAAGGCCATGTGGCACACCAACACCCACACATCCAACGGAGGCCGGATGTGTCGCCTCTGGCTCAGGGATGACGGCACCATGGTGATCGAGAAGGACGGCGAGGAAGTGTGGTCTTCTGCCATGTCCCGCGGACAAAAGTAA